From the genome of Winogradskyella forsetii, one region includes:
- the rfbB gene encoding dTDP-glucose 4,6-dehydratase has protein sequence MKNILITGGAGFIGCHVVKLFVEKYPNYHIINLDLLTYAGNLENLSAIEHSENYSFIKGDICDRSLIKEIFKKYAIEAVIHLAAESHVDRSITNPFEFANTNIMGTLNLLNQAKESWKNNFEDKLFYHISTDEVFGSLGDEGFFLEDTPYDPKSPYSASKASSDHFVRAYQNTYGLPAIITNCSNNYGPNQFPEKLIPLFINNIKNNKPLPVYGEGLNIRDWLFVEDHARAIDVVFHKGTIGDTYNIGGFNEWKNIDLIKVICKVMDKQLGREEGSSEKLITYVTDRAGHDMRYAIDSTKLKDNLGWEPSLQFEEGIEKTISWYLDNEAWLHNIVTGDYKDYYEKQYVSH, from the coding sequence ATGAAGAATATATTAATAACTGGAGGAGCAGGCTTTATAGGATGTCATGTGGTTAAGTTGTTTGTAGAAAAGTATCCAAACTATCATATAATTAACTTAGATCTGCTTACATATGCAGGAAATCTTGAGAATTTAAGCGCCATAGAGCACTCAGAGAATTATTCGTTTATAAAAGGAGATATTTGTGATCGTAGTCTAATCAAGGAAATTTTTAAAAAGTATGCTATAGAGGCTGTTATTCATTTAGCAGCAGAATCTCATGTAGATCGATCCATTACCAACCCTTTTGAGTTTGCCAACACCAACATAATGGGAACATTAAACTTGTTAAATCAGGCCAAAGAAAGTTGGAAAAATAATTTTGAAGATAAATTATTCTATCATATTTCTACGGATGAGGTTTTTGGCTCTTTGGGAGACGAAGGTTTCTTTTTAGAGGATACGCCTTACGATCCTAAATCGCCTTATTCGGCCTCAAAAGCCAGCTCAGATCATTTTGTGCGCGCTTATCAAAACACTTATGGATTGCCTGCCATAATAACCAACTGCTCCAACAATTATGGCCCAAATCAATTTCCTGAAAAATTAATTCCATTATTTATAAATAATATAAAAAATAACAAACCACTTCCTGTTTATGGGGAAGGTTTAAATATAAGGGATTGGTTATTTGTAGAAGACCACGCGCGTGCCATTGATGTCGTTTTTCATAAGGGAACTATTGGCGATACTTACAATATTGGCGGCTTTAACGAGTGGAAAAACATTGACCTCATAAAGGTTATCTGTAAAGTTATGGACAAGCAATTGGGAAGAGAAGAAGGCAGTTCCGAAAAATTGATCACCTATGTTACAGATAGGGCCGGACATGACATGCGATACGCCATCGATTCAACCAAATTAAAAGACAATTTGGGTTGGGAGCCTTCCTTGCAGTTTGAAGAAGGCATAGAAAAAACGATTAGTTGGTATCTTGATAATGAAGCGTGGTTACATAACATCGTTACTGGCGACTATAAAGACTATTACGAAAAACAATATGTGTCGCATTAA
- the rfbA gene encoding glucose-1-phosphate thymidylyltransferase RfbA — MKGIVLAGGSGTRLHPLTISVSKQLLPIYDKPMIYYPISVLMLAGIRDILIISTPDDLPNFKKLLGTGEKFGVNFEYAEQPSPDGLAQAFIIGEEFIGNDAVCLVLGDNIFYGAGLQNILKASVRSVEEQGKAMVFGNYVSDPERYGVAEFDAEKNVISIEEKPKQPKSNYAVVGLYFYPNSVIEVAKQVKPSNRGELEITSVNQHYLEKENLKLQILSRGFAWLDTGTHEALTEATEFVKAVEKRTGLKIACLEEIAMNYAWVNKEKTLKNIESLKGDYFDYLKKIISK; from the coding sequence ATGAAAGGTATTGTATTAGCGGGCGGATCGGGAACACGGTTACATCCATTAACCATAAGTGTGAGTAAACAGTTATTGCCAATTTATGATAAGCCCATGATTTATTACCCAATATCCGTCCTAATGCTGGCTGGTATTAGGGACATTTTAATTATTTCAACACCTGATGATCTTCCTAATTTTAAAAAATTATTGGGTACAGGCGAAAAATTTGGAGTCAATTTTGAGTATGCAGAACAGCCTTCACCAGACGGATTGGCACAAGCTTTTATTATAGGAGAAGAATTTATTGGAAATGATGCGGTGTGCTTAGTGTTGGGCGATAACATCTTTTACGGAGCCGGATTACAAAACATTTTAAAAGCATCCGTAAGAAGCGTTGAGGAACAAGGGAAAGCCATGGTATTTGGAAATTACGTGAGTGATCCAGAACGGTATGGAGTCGCTGAATTTGATGCAGAAAAAAACGTCATCAGTATTGAAGAAAAACCAAAACAACCAAAATCAAATTATGCGGTAGTCGGTTTATATTTTTATCCTAATTCGGTTATCGAAGTGGCTAAACAAGTAAAACCATCAAATCGAGGCGAGCTGGAAATTACTTCAGTAAACCAACACTATCTTGAAAAAGAGAATTTAAAACTTCAAATATTGAGCAGAGGTTTTGCATGGCTAGATACCGGAACGCACGAAGCATTGACTGAAGCCACTGAGTTTGTAAAAGCCGTTGAAAAGCGGACAGGTCTAAAAATTGCTTGTTTGGAGGAGATTGCAATGAACTATGCTTGGGTGAACAAAGAGAAAACCTTAAAAAATATTGAAAGTCTAAAGGGCGATTACTTTGATTATTTAAAAAAGATTATATCAAAGTAA